ATCACAGCTTGCGCTGTCGAAAACGCACAAAACGAAGTGAAATATTTGCGAGACAAGGCATAACTGGcacgtgactgcatggcgaatgAAGAACTAGGCAAATCACATCTCATATTCCTCGTATATGGACCAATAGAGCTTATTTCCGCATGACATCACGTGAACAGACTGCAGCATCACAAAATGCGCCGGAAGACAACAAATGCCAAGagaaaataaaacattttttttaatttggcagGTTCGTAAAGTGGCCCTTTAAAATTGTGATTGAGATCCTGTATATAGCAAAAATGCATGCATTACAGCCTATGCGTTTAATCAGCAAGGGTAGTAGTGGTAACCTGTAAAGACTTGATGCCTCACAATATCTAGAGTTGTTAATGTCAACTTTGGGACTTACTTTTGGTTCATCATGACGCGAAATTGCGATTATTCACACTCACATCGCTAACGCTAATTGATCCGAGTGGCAAAACTCTGAAAGAAAAGTAACACTTTTCATTCGCTCTCGCGTGTTTGTCACGGCAAAAGCACCAagagcgtagccagaaatatttttcatGGGTGGGAGGAGGGGGGATGGGTTCAATTACGTTTTATGTACGCTcgtgcgtgcttctgtgcgtcTATATATACGGGCTACGCCACTGACAAGTACAATCCATGGAAAACTCGGCCATTCGTCTCTGTTAGAGAAACTGAAGTAATACTCTCACTCGAAAATTGCACCGGCGTTCTCAAAAACACGAGCGCATGCACACTCACGGAGCACGTTTGTGCGCAGGTGTACATGAGCACCCGACGGGGGACGTGGGTGGCTCCTCGTCTAGCACCCGGTGGTCTTCCCATGGACGTGACCATGTGCACCCGTGCTTTGAACACGGCTCGCTCGCTGCTGCCGTTCGACATCGGCGCTCGCACCTTCGAGAGGGTCCTCAACAGCCACTTCGACCACAAGATGTACGGCCTCAAACCGGCGCACCACGCCATCAACCAGCAGCCTTTCGTCAATGACGTGCTGCCTTCCAGGATACTCACCGGGACGGTCCAGGTGACTCACGATAGCCTCGCGAGGCGGTTTTGAAACACCTCCATAGCCACGACCAAATGAAACCCACAGACAATTAGGCCAATGACAGCATAGGTGTTTTGTCGCGTCTATCTCAGAGGCCACATATCAAAAAGCGTGTGGTTGAGATCTGCGCCGTGAGCAGCAACGATCCCATCTACGCTCGAGAAAACTGTCTGATCTTTCAATGAACTCATTCAATTATTTTCGATCAATTTCCATGGCAGTTCATTTGCCCTTATCTTTTTAttgaaagagaaaataaacgaaggagtttttgtcaatGTTACTTGGTGACGGCTACCCATTTCTATTTGATTGTTACAAATGAAGATTAGAAAAAAGAAGATAGCATATATCTTAAGTATTTAatgatgccagctccggatggttttgaatcaacttgaccctggaccattttgtgtgcagaagatactagtaccttgggcatctgcctcagttgcgcagaaagagactaaagcactgctactttacttaaagtcaacaaacctgagcgaccgcctgtagactgtgtgtgctccccgagtgtgctcgtaattgtgtgtaccttctcatctctctgcaacctcttttcttcccttcaccccttccccagtgtagggtagcaaaccggatgtgcgtctggttaacctccttgcctttctttgcatctttatctctctctctctgtatccTCCGTTATCATATGACGTGGCGGTCTCAGTTAAGGATGCTGTTCAGGTTGTCCTATTAGATGACGTTTAGTTGGTGTCGAATGACTGTACGTTATAAGTAGTATTTAGCCAATATAACTCCTAACTTGAGCCGAATAGTTGATTTCGTTCTTTtgaatagcttttctgaaagttcAGAAAATCGAAAGCAAAGGACTAGACCGGAAGTGCTTGGAAGAGAAACTAGAGTGCCACTTGGCACTCGTGCCACAGATAAACGATTGAACCTTACCTCATGACACTGGTGTCTTGCGTACAGATTCGAGGCAACGTATCCAGGCTGGGCCCAGATTATGCCGAGTTCCGTGACGGCTCGCGGGTCGTCATCGACGACGTCATCGTAGCGACGGGCTACTCCAAGCACTACCCGTTCCTGCCCCCCGAGGTGGCTCCGTATGTGCGCGAAGAGCGCGTCGAGCTCTACAAGTTCATCTTTCTCGTGGGGGACCCGAGCGTCGCCTTTGTGGGACTGGTGGAGCCCATTGGCGGGTTCTGGCCGGTGGCCGAGATGCAAGCACGCTACGTAGCCCGCGTGCTGTCCGGAAAGCTGCAGCTACCGGACGTTGAGAGGCAGAGGAAAGAGGCAGCACGCAGGGCGTCTGCTTTAGCAATCGACAGCGCCCGCTATGCCGCACAGGTACGTTGCGGAGCAAAAACAACAACAGAGGAGAAGCCCTTCTCGGCTTCTCGGGAACTATCGGGAAAGCGGAGGCATCAGAAGCTTGGTGTTTGCATGCCTGacctacttctttctttctttctttctttctttctttctttctttctttctttctttctttctttctttctttctttctttctttctttctttccttctttctttctttctttctttctttctttctttctttctttgaaaacGGTGTGTACAAATACGTCCTCTTTATTTCTTTATCTTTCATTAAACTCTATCTATCTACCGGTGAACTCTTGTGGCCCGCATTTACGCTCACCGGCGCCACATTTTCAAAATACGACGCCGCCACTGAAATCTGTGTGTCATAAGCTTCGTGTGAGAAAATGTTTACACTCCCTACTTTATTTTGGTAATTCTCACAATTCCATTTATTTACCTAAGGGCTGGCTGCTTCAGGACAAAGCGTTATAGTAAGGGCTTTTCCATAAAAGTTTTGTTAGCTGCTGAAGCCCAAGAGCAAATGAACGGAATGACAAGTGGCTGACCGTAATGCTTCTTTATCCCTACACGAGTAAGGCGACCTCATATTAGCGGCAAACCTTGGCGTCTCTGGAAGTCCAATAATCGCTGTGACAGAAAAGGCCAACAAGGCAAGGGAAGCGTATGCGAGGGTgtacgtgagagagagagagataaagttCAAGTATTGAGCTTCGGTTTATAATATCTTTACTCGTAAACTTTAACGCCTCTACAGCAACGTTAGCCACTACTGTCGCCATCGATATTTGGCTATATTTTCAGTTTCTTCATTAGTCTTCATtgcactgcctctctcaatgaaACGATTTACCGAGAAAGCCGCGACTAACGACATTATGCGGATAGGTACGTATTCCAGTACTCGACGAACGCTTGTCAATCGTAGACATTGTACGGACGAAATAAAGCACGCACTCACCTAAAGTAGCACGCTTGCTGAGCCTTATACATGTGACCGTCTTGTTACGACCATATTCTACGCATCCTTCACGCCTTCGTTTTGTTCTACTCACCTGCCCACAGGTCCATTGGATAGCGTACATGGACGAGCTGGCCAGCATACTTGGAGTGAAGCCCAACCTGAGCCGCTTGGCGATCACAGACCCGGTGCTTTACAAGCGATGCGTGTTCGGGCCCTGCTTACCCTACCAGTTCCGGCTCGAGGGACCGCATTCGTGGGAAGGTGCTCGCGAGGCGATTCTCGACTTCCCCAAGCGCGTAGCCTCCGTTCTGACTACCCACACGGCGCCCGAAGAGACAAGCCTTCGCAGAGCCACCGCTGGAGCCATCGACATAGCAGCCACCTGCACAGTCATGATCCTTATAGCTTACGTCCTGTCGCTGGTCATATGAAGGGGCGTAACGTGACGCGTATTTCCATAACTAATGCGAGGAGAGGAGGCTGATATAACTGCGGCCAGATATTGCGTTGCATATGCGTTAGCACCCAATTGCCAGCCCGAGTGGTGGTGGACCTGTTGAACGTAAAACGTGGCGTGGAGAAGGACAAGATAGACGTGGGGATTGCGTGATTTGTGGGAGCTCTCTCCAATGCTCAACGCAGCTGTTGTTTCctttgccagtgctgcctttCCCCCGTCGTTTTACAG
The nucleotide sequence above comes from Rhipicephalus microplus isolate Deutch F79 chromosome 2, USDA_Rmic, whole genome shotgun sequence. Encoded proteins:
- the LOC119170491 gene encoding flavin-containing monooxygenase 5, which produces MAPSVEASSGDREPLPPLVVVIGAGSSGLPTVKSCLEEGLRVVCLERTGGVGGLWRYTEEPVEGCGSVARNTMLNSSKEFSAYSDFPPHASCPNFMHHSGMLEYLTRYSKHFDLDSHIRFNHVVESVRRTSAGEVDAGGGDGSERRWTVSGQDKTTGQNFTFHADAVVVCSGHHAVPKWPDLPGLRDTFRGRVVHAREYRRASMFEDRRVLVLGMGNSGGDIAVELSYVCPQVYMSTRRGTWVAPRLAPGGLPMDVTMCTRALNTARSLLPFDIGARTFERVLNSHFDHKMYGLKPAHHAINQQPFVNDVLPSRILTGTVQIRGNVSRLGPDYAEFRDGSRVVIDDVIVATGYSKHYPFLPPEVAPYVREERVELYKFIFLVGDPSVAFVGLVEPIGGFWPVAEMQARYVARVLSGKLQLPDVERQRKEAARRASALAIDSARYAAQVHWIAYMDELASILGVKPNLSRLAITDPVLYKRCVFGPCLPYQFRLEGPHSWEGAREAILDFPKRVASVLTTHTAPEETSLRRATAGAIDIAATCTVMILIAYVLSLVI